The following nucleotide sequence is from Mytilus trossulus isolate FHL-02 chromosome 9, PNRI_Mtr1.1.1.hap1, whole genome shotgun sequence.
TCTTtaagaaaagaaatgaaataaaatgtgctATCATAATGCTTGTAGATGGAAATGGTTGGACTACAGGAAATTTTTCTCTACAAAATTGCTGGAATACATTCAGCATCCTTTTATAAGATTGTCTTGTTGAATGTGATAATGAAGCTTGTAATAATTGTGCTGTTACAGATTCAAGAGATGCAGTGGAACTGTAACTGGATTTAGATTTAACCAGGGAGCAATTCGATGGGCTTTCTGAAAAGAAAAACGAGATAGCAAATCACAGACCACATTTGTTTTCCCCGCTATGTGTTTTGCCCTAAAGTGGATATTGAATTTCATTGCTGACAAGACCATTCGACGAACTAATTTCATTAGATTTTTATCTTTAgatgatgttttatttataatgtctGCAACAGCCTGATTATCCGTCATAAATAACACTTTATGATTAGCTAAGTTTTTACCCCAAATCTCAATTGCAAGAACAATGGGGAAAAGCTCCTTAACAGTGATATGCAAATCTTTCAACTCAGGAGGCCATTGGCCAGAGAACCATTTATCACCAAAAACTGCTGCAAAACCACCATACACCCCCGCAGCATCAGAATAAAGTTTCAAAGATTCGGATGACACCCACTGTTTGAACAGGAAACAAGATTTTCCATTAACATTGCATATAAATTCATACCAAGCTTTGAGATCTGCCCTGGCTTCGGAATTAAGAGTGATTCTAAAATGAGGACATGTATGTCCCAAAGTTAAATCAATTAATCTTCGTAAAAATGCACGCCCAGGGACAATCACACTACAAGCAAAATTTAGCAAACCCAATAATGATTGTAATTCTCGTAAAGTCACTTTCCTTTTTACCTTAAATTTTGTCAGTAAACCTAAAACCTTTTCTATCTTATCCTGAGGTAAACGAGCTATCATTGATTGTGAATCAATTTCAATCCCATAAATTGTAATACATGTGGTAGGGGTTTGAGTTTTCTCATCTTTGATAGGAACCCCCAATTTTTCAGCTAATGCTAGAAATGTATTTAAAGCAATGGAACATTCATTCGTCCCAGCTTTACCCACAAAGAAAAAATCATCTAGTAAATGTGACATACCATTTAtctcaaattttgtatttaaaatccATTGAAGGGCGgtagaaaaacattcaaaaagttGACAAGATGCAGATGCTCCCATGGGTAATGCTGCAtcgtaataaaataaattttgccACTTAAACCCCAAAAGATGATATTCTGATGAATGGACAGGAACCAAACGAAAAGCCTCTAGAATATCGGCCTTACTCATGAGACAGTTTAAACCAAATTCCTGTACCAGATCAATGACAGTTTCTATATTCTGATATGATACTGAAGTAAACTCAATTGGTGTCCAAGAATTAACAGAATCCCCTTTTGGAAAAGATAAATCATGAATTAAACGAAATGAACCTTCCTCTTTTTTGGGAACTAGACCTAAAGGTGagcaaatgaaattttcaaacgGTGGGTCTTTAAAAGGCCCCCTTAACCTACCCTTTAAAATTTCCtttgaaattttcttatttactaTGTCAGGATTCTCTCTGGCACTTTTGTGGTTCTTAGGAAAATTTTTATCTGTTTGAATTAAGGATGAATTTAACTTAAACCCAAATTTGAAACCATGAACCAATCTATTTTTCAGATTACTGTCATATCCCTGAAGAAAATGGTTAAGCTTATTTACCCTTACTGGTGTAGGCAGACTTGTTGAATTTTGATGACCCTTCCCTGCATGAAACTGTTGCATGTTTTTTGGAACATCTGACACATTCGTGTCTAAGTTTGCAAGTTGCAATGTTGGCACATTCTCCTGATCTGCAGTAGGCCCAGCAGTACCCCATTGGGAATGGATTATTTTGCTGCTGAGCCTGTCTTGGAAAGGGAGAAGTTCCAACCTGCCTATTTATTCTATTATTAGTGTTACCGTTTGGGGTTTGACTGCTATTGAAATGCTCATAAAAGGCAGTACGCCATAAATCATCATTTACATTAGACCAATCAAACCTCATCACTTTGCGTACCCTGCGGAAAGCCTCGTCATATGACCTAGCCATGTGAAAACCAAATTGTTTTGACATGGCCCTTATATTATAAGCATATTTGATCAAACTGAGAATTAAATGAGGAAATTTAACATGATGAATAGACATAAAGATATCGAAGGCTGCTGTCCATTGGTGAATGTTGGTTAACTGTTTTGCCTTTGCAGTTGTTGAAATTTTAACAGATTTTGTACTAAACAGAATGTCATCATTTTCCTCATCATTAAAATTTGGTGAAAGTTTTATCAAATCCAGATATAAATCTGACCAAATGTCTCTCCTTAGTTTTTCATCAACATTGAAACCTAGAGGTAAAGTGTTCTGTAAAATATATGAAGCTGTTTTACCCATTGCCGAATTGTCAATTCCTAAAGCATGTGACGGACCATCAACTGCGTCTTGACCTGTGTACGCTAACACATCAGGGTCCGTTACTAGTGGTGGTGCCAATACATATGATGGATTTGGTTGACTTTCAGCACTTTGTATTGGTTCTGCATTGGGTAAGTCCCTTCTCCCAGTGTTCTCATGCGAAAATCCATCTGTTAAATAATTTGCCAGAAAGTTTGTTGTTACAGGTACTGGTTCCCTGTTGACGGTAAGTTGCACACCAGAATCTTTTAGCTGGCTAATCATTGCAGCAGCTATTTGGTCTGCTGACAGATGCGTAACAGGAATCTGTGGTATTGGTTCTGCTGGTTGCTGCACTGGGGGAACGGGTCGTCCAGCTGGTACTTGAGTGGTATCAGCCCTTGCACGCTTTCGCCGTCTTGGCTGTGGTGCAACTGTGTCAGGGATGACTGGAACAGGGTCAACATCCCTTAGATCTGTAGGTGCCACCCTCCTCCTCACTCTAGATCTCTGAGTTGGCatctataaattaaaaaactaGAATATATAGCCTTTTCACAATTGGTATATATGgccaaaattctttttaaatgaaccatatgatataaaataataaaatctgtacatgtattgattgtttttaaaaagaaattgaaatattgaCCTGTACCAAAAAATGTAACAACCAATAAAACCTTATCATTATACTCCATACAACACCATGTGCGTATTGATACATGTTTTACCATGTGTATATTGATACACGTTTAACCATGTGTATATTGATACACTTTGAACCAAGTGTATATTGATACACTTTTAACCATGTGTATATTGATACACGTTTAACCATGTGTATATTGATACACGTTTAACCATGTGTATATTGATACACGTTTAACCATGTGTATATTGATACACATTCAACCATGTGTATATTGATACACTTTAATACAAGTTTAATCATGTGTTGATGGATACACGTTTAACCATGTGTATATTGATACAATTTTTACCATGTGTATATTGatacacatttaaataaaacaatacatgtacagaTAAATTGATTTTCAAACACTAGTATGTGTGATTGTTTGTACCATAATGTGTGTGTGAAAAGTTATGCAAtgtgtacaaaatgtatgtaacacgaaaaattaaaaaatgttctacttTCGTTTTGAACTACCAACTGCTGCACGCACATTTTTAGCATAAATCAGCATGCcttcattatttaaatgaactTGATCTATTAATAACGATGCAGTATTATTCCAAAGTCCTCGATGATGCCAGAAAGTAATATTCTCCCGGCCTTTCAATGCTAAATGTAACCAACGATTCACTTTGTTTACCTTTTCGTTATAGTCATGACCGGAACTTCCGGAATACCTCGGCATTAATTGACCTATGACCACGTGACTTACTCCATAGACAGTAATAACGTAATCAGCAAACGAGACGATATCGCGCGCTAATTTGTCTGGGTTATTTTCCTGTGTTAAATCATTACCGCCGATCTGCATAAAAACTGTGTTTGGTTTAAAAGTGTGAAATATGTgcataaaattttctttttgaatgcATTTAGGTCCCGGTCGTAAAGTACCTCCTCCCAAGCTTGCAAATTCCACTTGAATTTCAGTACCATCGAAACCCAAATTATACCAACCAAACTCGCGATTCCTATATAAAAAGGAATCTAATCTTCGTACGAATGAGtgaccaaaaattaaaactgtATGAACCATAATGTCCTTAAAATTGAATTAGTTTTTCTCAAAATATGATACAAGTATTTCGGATTCGAATAAAggtataaaaaatgtaaataggATGGCCTAATACCTTGTAAATGAAGTCTGTAACTCCCAACACTCTTTTCCAAACTTGAAATCGTCTTCAGCTATGGGAAAACTTCTAAAGTTAACAGAATTGGCTTTTTCTCTTGAAATCACAAAATGGCGTCTAGCAGCTTTCAAAACGAAATCGTAAAAGACCAAGCGTCCCCTCACATGCAATGGTGCTATCATGTGTGGTTTCCTGATTGGTCACTCTAATTAAAATTAGCCAATTGCAACTAATATATACCATGATCATGAGATGACCATGTTGACCTTGACTGCATTTGATTAAGAATTgcataatacatttgtacatagaCAGTGGCTATGGAAAGTTCCCAGTTTCATATTACGATATTGATAAGGGGTTACCCACTGTGATGATAAGATTAACAAGAGAACTCAAATTTACTGCCAAAAATCCTTTTACTTAcagtaaaattaatttttttgttcacTAGCAGAGAAAATGTTATAGcgtttgttataatttttatgttgaaaagcattgtggattatttcttttagatcatttattaatttcattttgggaatggtggtatacagggttgaaaaatctaaagtgttgaaaaaataatttcaagatAAATCGAGATAATAATCATCCAGAAGTTCTTTACAATGTTTTAGAATCCACATACGATAAATCCCACAACGCGAGTACACAGCTTCACGGTATTTCTAAAGACCCTTTTTTTTACTGCAGACGTACTCTATAAGGACAATTATTTTGTCGAATATGCAGATAAGCTGGCaatgtaccgttgtttgtacggaacTTTCTGAAGCTTGGGTATCCAATGCAAACAAGTAAGTCCCCCGATTTGCTGTTAAATGTAAtgccaatatttttatttaaatacatacGATGTTGACGGTCACCTCTTTTTTAATTCCACACACACAGTGAAAACTTAAGACCAGACATCGGTTGGATTAATGCGTATAtagttgattaaattttaaaaaaagataacccTATTTTCAGAGTCCCTTATTAAATAATGGTCACATCTGATaagtatttgtttggtttataactattttgatatgagcgtcactgatgagtcttatgtagacgaaacgcgcgtctggcgtactaaattataatcctggtacctttgataactattcaatcaatgtcaaattaacCTATTTGAATAATATCATCAATAAAGGTTATTAAAGCTGCAACTTTTGTAAGGGTGTTTTGTTGTTATGCTATTAGATGACAACTCTAAAGTTCATCAATTTGATTATCATATTATAGCCACAAAGATGTACGACGAACATATATGAAGTTCATTAAACTCTACCATCATTACTTTCTTAAATAATTACTCAAAAGGTAATAAAAAAGGTATTTTGAAAAGTAGCTGATTAAATTAAATAGCATGTAATAAGATGTTAGCTGATTAATGATAATAATTATTACGCAATAAAGTCGATCGCAGTTGAtaaaaggggcactagctacgagatgtttgaaaaatctaaaataggattttgttttgttcatttattaatGACAGTAAAATAGTGAAATACTAATTCGCTTTTTTGACACAAAAAGCTAAGAAACATTGAAGATTAATTATTCACTtgtaagtgaataattcgacctcattgcatctgtattcatgtgaacttcaatttaaccccttagctAGAGATGGATACGCACGAATCATGCGTGATCCgtcatataaagaaaaaagttataACATGAAATCTAATAGAACTAGAAAAGTCCATTTGCTCTAGTTagcttaatctatttatatttatattcatgtttatatatcttatatggCCATCAGAGGTTTTCCTAGGTCAACTTGATAGTTTATGAGATggcgtctagactaaaatacacacgaaataAAGCCACATAATATCAAGCTAATGCTcttaaaattgtttatgttaGACGTTTAATAATagagattatattttttttatattttaaataatctggtttaattcaatcaaatattcGTGTGGGTGCGTGGGTGTTGCAGCCTGTAGCTCAATGCCATATTTGGCATGGCCATAGACGGCGCTCGCAGCATGAAACAGAATTTTGGAATTCCCTTATCAGCTGGAATAGAATTTGGGAATTCCCGTATCGGGCACTTGTTAATTTGCTGTCGACAAGAAATCAGGTGTTGTGCAAATTAGTTAAACTATCCAAAAAGAGGATGCCTAACACGAAAAATGCCATAGGATCGCCATCAAGGGCCATGGGGAAGGAAAGAAGAACGAGCAGCAGGACAGGAGGAAAGAGAGTGCAGCACGAAAAAATGGCCCAAAAGAAAGACGGAGCTGGCCGGAGAAGAACTGCCAAATAAACAAAAGAGGTCGGACACGTGGTGGCAGAAGTACCTGAGGAAACTACTGATATCTCATCAGGTTCAAACACATATGTGAAATATGCAGTGGCAAACACAGAAAGGCACAATCTTATAACTGGGCAAAAGGAAGAAGTAACaacaagttttaatttttattcattaggAAATACTCCTATAAAGTATCAGTCTTGGAAAATTATTTAGAATTCTACCCACCTAACAATGTAGCACATGAAATTATATCTGGTTTCAAATACGGTTTTTCATCAAAATAGTTTGGCTCTGGTGAACTAAGGGAGAGTTCCAATTTAAAAAGTGCATTACAGCTAcccaaaaatgtaaaagaaaaattaataaaggaaGTTAAACTTGGTTGCATTGCTGGTCCTTTCCGATACCCACCTTTGCCCATCCTTCAGGTATCACCAGTGGGGCTAACGTCAAACTCtcacaaaaatcaaacaaaccttggacagttttaaaaaaactctTAAAGATATGCAATCCCTTTTTGGGATCCTGAATTTTGCTTGTAAGGAAGTTGCTCCAGGCCGCACCTTCTGTCGCAGTCTCATAAATTCAACAATTGGGGTAAGAAAATCGTATTACAAAATTCCA
It contains:
- the LOC134683450 gene encoding uncharacterized protein LOC134683450 isoform X2, yielding MVHTVLIFGHSFVRRLDSFLYRNREFGWYNLGFDGTEIQVEFASLGGGTLRPGPKCIQKENFMHIFHTFKPNTVFMQIGGNDLTQENNPDKLARDIVSFADYVITVYGVSHVVIGQLMPRYSGSSGHDYNEKMPTQRSRVRRRVAPTDLRDVDPVPVIPDTVAPQPRRRKRARADTTQVPAGRPVPPVQQPAEPIPQIPVTHLSADQIAAAMISQLKDSGVQLTVNREPVPVTTNFLANYLTDGFSHENTGRRDLPNAEPIQSAESQPNPSYVLAPPLVTDPDVLAYTGQDAVDGPSHALGIDNSAMGKTASYILQNTLPLGFNVDEKLRRDIWSDLYLDLIKLSPNFNDEENDDILFSTKSVKISTTAKAKQLTNIHQWTAAFDIFMSIHHVKFPHLILSLIKYAYNIRAMSKQFGFHMARSYDEAFRRVRKVMRFDWSNVNDDLWRTAFYEHFNSSQTPNGNTNNRINRQVGTSPFPRQAQQQNNPFPMGYCWAYCRSGECANIATCKLRHECVRCSKKHATVSCREGSSKFNKSAYTSKGK
- the LOC134683450 gene encoding uncharacterized protein LOC134683450 isoform X3 yields the protein MPTQRSRVRRRVAPTDLRDVDPVPVIPDTVAPQPRRRKRARADTTQVPAGRPVPPVQQPAEPIPQIPVTHLSADQIAAAMISQLKDSGVQLTVNREPVPVTTNFLANYLTDGFSHENTGRRDLPNAEPIQSAESQPNPSYVLAPPLVTDPDVLAYTGQDAVDGPSHALGIDNSAMGKTASYILQNTLPLGFNVDEKLRRDIWSDLYLDLIKLSPNFNDEENDDILFSTKSVKISTTAKAKQLTNIHQWTAAFDIFMSIHHVKFPHLILSLIKYAYNIRAMSKQFGFHMARSYDEAFRRVRKVMRFDWSNVNDDLWRTAFYEHFNSSQTPNGNTNNRINRQVGTSPFPRQAQQQNNPFPMGYCWAYCRSGECANIATCKLRHECVRCSKKHATVSCREGSSKFNKSAYTSKGK
- the LOC134683450 gene encoding uncharacterized protein LOC134683450 isoform X1, which gives rise to MVHTVLIFGHSFVRRLDSFLYRNREFGWYNLGFDGTEIQVEFASLGGGTLRPGPKCIQKENFMHIFHTFKPNTVFMQIGGNDLTQENNPDKLARDIVSFADYVITVYGVSHVVIGQLMPRYSGSSGHDYNEKVNKVNRWLHLALKGRENITFWHHRGLWNNTASLLIDQVHLNNEGMLIYAKNMPTQRSRVRRRVAPTDLRDVDPVPVIPDTVAPQPRRRKRARADTTQVPAGRPVPPVQQPAEPIPQIPVTHLSADQIAAAMISQLKDSGVQLTVNREPVPVTTNFLANYLTDGFSHENTGRRDLPNAEPIQSAESQPNPSYVLAPPLVTDPDVLAYTGQDAVDGPSHALGIDNSAMGKTASYILQNTLPLGFNVDEKLRRDIWSDLYLDLIKLSPNFNDEENDDILFSTKSVKISTTAKAKQLTNIHQWTAAFDIFMSIHHVKFPHLILSLIKYAYNIRAMSKQFGFHMARSYDEAFRRVRKVMRFDWSNVNDDLWRTAFYEHFNSSQTPNGNTNNRINRQVGTSPFPRQAQQQNNPFPMGYCWAYCRSGECANIATCKLRHECVRCSKKHATVSCREGSSKFNKSAYTSKGK